Within the Syntrophorhabdus sp. genome, the region GCCTCAAAGACCTTCCGCTCCTCCAGCGCGTTTATGTACGTCATCGCGACGAGAAGGAAGAGGAAGAGCTCCACGTACTCCGCGAGGTTTCCGATGACGGCCTGATGGGCCGCTTCCTGTTTTCCGGCCGCCATGTACGCGAGGGCGACCACGATCCAGATGATGCCGCCCGCGGCCATGACGGGCTTGCTTTTCCGCAAATGGAGTTTCTCCTCGAGGACCACAAAGCCGTAGGCCACCACGAAGAGGACCACCGCGACGATGCCGAAAACGGATCCCGTCAGGTCCATGATCTCAACGTTCCCGCTGTTCGCTGAGGCGCAGGAAGGAAGGGCCATGAGCACCGCCGGGCAAAGAAGGGAAGGGACCGCTTTTTTCATGTTCTTGCGCTTTCCTTGCAGGGTTTCGGGGATCGTACCATCCCGGACCGATCTCTGGCCTTCTACGCAGGCGATAAGGACGACTGGCTCTTTCGGAGGGTCATACGTCTTTGCGAGGATGTGAGACGGCACGATCCGACTGCCCGTAAGATACCCTGCAAACGCGGGGGAAAGTATAGGGCTTTCCCTGATAATGCCCGATGAAAACCCCGATTCAAGGGAGGGAAAAGGAGGAGAACGCAAAAAAAGGTTCAAGGGTTCAAGAGTTCAAAAGTTCAAGAGCAGAACAACAGGGTGCCGTCGGTGTGCGCTGTTGTTCAGGAGTTGTGTTGACAGCCCGTCGGATTTCGCCGTTTTTCCCTTGAACCCTTGAACCCTTGAACCCTTGAACCCTTGAACCCTTGAACCCTTGAACCCTTGAACCCTTGAACCGTCTTTATTTCCCGGTCAGCGACCTGATGCGGGGCAGGGCTATTTCCGTTGCCTTCATGCCTTCTTCCATCAGGGTCTTTTTCCGGGAGAAATCGAACATCGAGATGCCCTTCGTATCGGGCTCGATGATGACATCGGCGTGGGCGAGCTTGGACCTCGTATTGACGTGCATCATGATGGATATGGACTGGGCGATGACGTCGATCACGGATGTTATGTCCGTGTCCCGCACGTCTTTCTGGAGATTCACGGCGATGATGACGTTGGCTCCTTTGGCGCGGGCCACGTCGCAGGCGATGTTGCTCGTGACGCCGCCGTCCACCAGGGTCCTGTTCCCGAATGTGACGGGAACAAAGATGCCCGGGATGGCCGAAGACGCGTGTATTGCCTTCGCCAGCGACCCCTTTTCGAGGGTTACCGTCTCTCCCGTGTTGAGGTCGGTGGCAACGGGATAGAAGGGTATCTTCGTGGCCTCCACGAGCTTCACCTTCGCGTTCTGCTCCACGAATGCCTCGAGCCGTGCCCCCTGCACGGGGCCCATCTTCGACGAGGTTATGGAATAATCGAGGATATCACCCCTCGCGATCTTGAAGGCCGCCCATTCCAGCTGGAAACTGTCGGGGTTCGACGCGTAGATGCCGCCGATGAGACTGCCGACGCTCGTGCCCACGATCATGTGAATGGGGATCTTCTCCCTTTCAAGGACGCGGAGCACACCGACGTGCGCGAAACCCTTCGCCGATCCGCCGCCGAGAACGAGGGCCACCTTTGGTTCCGCCCGCTTCGGGGTGACGACGGGCGCCGTCGTGCACGAGGAGAGGAGAACGATTGCGACAACGAAGAGGAAGAATAACCGTCTAATAGCCACCTCGCAACCCGACAAAGGGGTTGTAGACCTTTTCCCGCCCTATGGTGCTGCGCGTCGCGTCACCGTAGTTGTGTCCCGGCGCGACGACAGTGTCGTCGGGGAGGGCGAAAAGTTTGTTCTTGACCGACGCGAGCAGCGTCTCCCATGAGCCGCCATCGAGGTCCGTCCTGCCGATGCTGCCCACGAAGAGGGTGTCCCCCGTAAAGACCATTCCCGGGTGGTACAGGGAGATGCTCCCCGGCGAGTGCCCCGGGGTGTGAATGATGGAAAGGGACGTGTTCCCCACGGTGATGGTGTCGCCGTCCCGGACGGTCCTGTCGGCGGGGGGCGATGGCTCGCCGCCGAACATCTGGAAGGAATGGGGGGACTGGTGAACGAGCGCGGGTGCCTCGATCTCATGGATGACGATCTCGGCCCCCGTGAGTTCCTTCATGCGCTTGTTGCCCATGATATGGTCCACGTGACAGTGCGTGTTGACTATATATCTAATGGTATACCCCCTCGCCTCAGCCTCCTTATATATGCGGTCGCATTCCGCGGCGGGGTCTATGACGAGGGCATCGTTCGTCTCCTTGCAGGCGACGATGTACGCGAATATCGCGAAGCTGCCTACTTCCATCTGCTTAACGAACATTGGAACCTCCTTGTCACGCTTCTAAATCTAATACTTTTTGGTGCCCTTTTTCAATTTTTTTGGTAACATTCTACGCAGCAGCCGAGACAATCACAGGGAGGGACAATGAGGCCAGTGTTCATCGAGGCGCGGGACCTGCCGGACGCCTGGTTCCAGTGCATATACCGGATATTCGAGGACGATGGGGTGCATGAGTACATCATCGACCGCGGCTCCTTCGAAGGGAACAAACGTCGCGAGTTCGACCTTGTCATGGTCCATATCAAGTATCCCGGAACGGTGCCGCTCATCCCCGACATCCCGGCCGAACTCGGCGTGCCCGCACCCACCTCCATGGATTACGTCGAGGAGTACCTCCAGTATCTCATGACGGACAAGAAGGCGCCCAACGAACTCTATACGTACGGAGAGAGGCTCACGAACCCCAAGGTGTTCGTCGACGGGCGGGAATGCGCCTGCGGCGTGAACCCCGTAGAGGAGGTCATCGACATCTACAGGAAGGGGAACTTCGGGACAAACCAGGCGATCATGGAGATCGGCATGCCTTCCGACATCACCCTCGAGGATCCTCCGTGCCTGAGGCTCATCGATACGCGCGTGACCGACGGCAAGCTCCACTTTGTTCTTTATTTTCGCAGCTGGGACCTCTGGGCCGGTTTTCCCACGAACCTCGCCGCCATCCAGCTCTTGAAGGAATACATGTGCCAGGAGATAGGGGTGGAGGACGGCACCATAACCGCCGTCAGCAAGGGGCTCCATCTCTACGAATACACCTTCGGCTTCGCCCTCCAGCGCCTTCGCAGGGACGCGAAGTGATCCTCGTGACGGGCCGTCAGCCGAACTGACCCCCTGTGGCCACGGTCATCATCGCGTACCGGTCCTTGATGCTCTTCTCGATCTCCTCAACGTCCGTCTCCGGCCCGACCTCCCGCGTATCGTACATTCCCGACGGGGGATCGAGGATGGAAAGGACGAAGGCGTGGCCGCCCGAGGGGATGAACTCCAGAAAGACCTTGTTCTGGTACAGGAAAACGATGCCGTAGTGGCAGGGGAGGATGAGCCCGTCCTTGCATGAATAGGCCGTAAAACTGAGAAGATCGTTAAGCACCGTTGCCGCCCCGGGGGAATCGAGGCGCTCGAGGTGCCCCGCCACGGAGGGGTTGTGCAGGCAGTCCGCGAGGTCCCTCTCGATGCAGGGGCTGCCCGGGGACGGGAGCTCTCCGGGAAACCTTTCCTCCAGATGATAGCTGAGGTCGATGATCTCGGGATAGGTGAATGCCTCCCTCGACCAGAGGGAATCGAATATCCTTTCCGCCCCGGCCCATCCGAGACGACCTTCGAGGTCGATGAAGAGATTTCTCCGGAGCGCCCTGTCGAAAAAGCTCTCGATCCCGAGGCGCTCCATCCTGCTGTCCACGTAAAGACTCCATATCTGGTTGTAGCGGTCGCGGATGGAGGGCTCCTTCTCTTCATCAGGCGCGATGCGGGGATCGTAGAGGAAGGCAGCGTTAAGGACGTCTGCCACGTAGAGGAAGAGACGGTAAATGCGGCCATACAGGAAGGCATCGTCCATCCAGATGCAGGTCTTGACATCGAGAGTGCCCTTCTTTCTCTTGATGAGTGCCTTTTCAAGCCAGGGCGAATCCGTTCCTTCAATGACGACATTGTTGATATGCCGGGAGATGCCAAGATCTTCGATGACCGATCGGACGAGGGACCGTTCTTCCTGCACTTAGAATTCGCCTTCGAGGCTGTAAAGCTCAAGAAGGAGAGTTTTCGCTTTCATCCATTTCGAGTCGCGGCTGCTGGAAAAGGGTGTTGTCTGGAGATACTCGCTGAGATACTTGCGTGCCCGTTCCGATTCATTGCGTTTCGCGTAGATATAACCAAGGTTGTACAGCGAGTTCTCGTACGCGGTTGTGTACCGGGGGATAAGCTGGTTC harbors:
- a CDS encoding MBL fold metallo-hydrolase: MFVKQMEVGSFAIFAYIVACKETNDALVIDPAAECDRIYKEAEARGYTIRYIVNTHCHVDHIMGNKRMKELTGAEIVIHEIEAPALVHQSPHSFQMFGGEPSPPADRTVRDGDTITVGNTSLSIIHTPGHSPGSISLYHPGMVFTGDTLFVGSIGRTDLDGGSWETLLASVKNKLFALPDDTVVAPGHNYGDATRSTIGREKVYNPFVGLRGGY
- a CDS encoding patatin-like phospholipase family protein produces the protein MSGCEVAIRRLFFLFVVAIVLLSSCTTAPVVTPKRAEPKVALVLGGGSAKGFAHVGVLRVLEREKIPIHMIVGTSVGSLIGGIYASNPDSFQLEWAAFKIARGDILDYSITSSKMGPVQGARLEAFVEQNAKVKLVEATKIPFYPVATDLNTGETVTLEKGSLAKAIHASSAIPGIFVPVTFGNRTLVDGGVTSNIACDVARAKGANVIIAVNLQKDVRDTDITSVIDVIAQSISIMMHVNTRSKLAHADVIIEPDTKGISMFDFSRKKTLMEEGMKATEIALPRIRSLTGK
- a CDS encoding thymidylate synthase, whose amino-acid sequence is MRPVFIEARDLPDAWFQCIYRIFEDDGVHEYIIDRGSFEGNKRREFDLVMVHIKYPGTVPLIPDIPAELGVPAPTSMDYVEEYLQYLMTDKKAPNELYTYGERLTNPKVFVDGRECACGVNPVEEVIDIYRKGNFGTNQAIMEIGMPSDITLEDPPCLRLIDTRVTDGKLHFVLYFRSWDLWAGFPTNLAAIQLLKEYMCQEIGVEDGTITAVSKGLHLYEYTFGFALQRLRRDAK